The Exiguobacterium mexicanum genome includes a window with the following:
- a CDS encoding phytoene/squalene synthase family protein, whose translation MTTQEAYRHCEDVMKKGSLTFYRAFSLLSKPDRQAVAAVYAFCRTLDDAVDESDRPEESLTDFLTEFDRFLAGEHLTDALWVALRDVWGRYDMDVEPFFELAEGMKWDLHKTRYATLEETEQYSYYAASTVGLMLLPILAPDVDATGRHQLKQGAIDLGIAMQLTNILRDVGEDLDRDRIYVPQSLLAEFGVAEADLFARQVTPAFIDVWETMARRAEHLYARARETHHLYPATSRKPVSAAGLLYEGILDAARQNGHDVFTKRAFVSTIQKGKLLAKL comes from the coding sequence ATGACGACACAAGAAGCGTATCGTCACTGTGAAGACGTAATGAAAAAAGGCTCGCTCACGTTTTATCGGGCCTTTTCTTTGCTCTCCAAACCAGACCGTCAGGCCGTGGCCGCGGTCTATGCGTTTTGTCGGACGCTCGATGACGCGGTCGATGAATCCGACCGTCCTGAAGAGAGCTTGACGGACTTTTTGACCGAGTTCGATCGCTTCTTGGCCGGTGAACATCTGACCGATGCGCTCTGGGTGGCGTTGCGTGACGTTTGGGGACGGTACGACATGGACGTCGAACCGTTCTTTGAATTGGCTGAAGGCATGAAGTGGGACTTACATAAAACGCGCTACGCGACGCTCGAGGAGACGGAGCAATATAGTTACTATGCGGCCAGCACCGTCGGTTTGATGCTGTTGCCGATCCTCGCTCCGGACGTGGATGCGACGGGACGGCACCAGTTGAAACAAGGTGCGATCGACTTAGGCATCGCGATGCAGTTGACGAATATTTTGCGTGACGTCGGGGAAGACCTCGATCGAGATCGGATTTATGTCCCACAATCGTTGCTCGCCGAGTTCGGTGTCGCGGAAGCCGATTTGTTCGCGCGGCAAGTGACCCCGGCGTTCATCGACGTCTGGGAGACGATGGCGCGCCGGGCCGAACACCTATACGCTCGGGCCCGGGAGACCCATCACTTATATCCTGCGACGAGCCGGAAGCCGGTCAGTGCGGCGGGATTGCTCTATGAAGGCATCTTGGACGCGGCCCGGCAGAATGGGCACGACGTCTTCACGAAGCGGGCGTTTGTCTCGACGATTCAAAAAGGGAAACTGTTGGCCAAGTTATAA
- a CDS encoding class I SAM-dependent methyltransferase has protein sequence MEQQMNEWSRVLHARRWMKQTESFLPLWHGYIGYKYGLFDALQGGASFAEMTLRLKQPLTKLALERWLDVGVAVRHLKKKGWRYFPTRSLKYQLSHEDERSIGFMLQEMMELHIPALIAYPDFLESGKQKTFDGATHGQVVAQTSTLVETVAFPVVQQLLRQADVKTMLDIGCGHGGYLRKLHGLEPDWQLTGIDLEEDVIAEAREQDESGEIRYEVADFMEWDHDERFDAVMMNNMLYYFSPEQRIELLGRMLENLDEAGVAVLVTPLAETPLGARFASAFNAFMTLHDNLYPLPTIRELRRQMHKVGFDNVRFIPFIPEGSWYIVIAKRDN, from the coding sequence ATGGAACAACAGATGAATGAATGGTCACGCGTCTTGCACGCACGCAGATGGATGAAACAAACCGAATCGTTCCTGCCGCTCTGGCACGGATATATCGGCTATAAATATGGGTTGTTCGATGCGCTCCAAGGCGGGGCGAGCTTTGCGGAGATGACGCTTCGCTTGAAGCAACCGTTGACGAAACTCGCGCTCGAGCGTTGGCTCGACGTCGGGGTCGCCGTGCGCCATTTGAAGAAGAAAGGTTGGCGCTATTTCCCGACCCGTAGTTTGAAATATCAGTTGTCGCACGAAGATGAGCGCAGCATCGGCTTTATGCTCCAAGAGATGATGGAACTTCATATTCCGGCACTCATCGCATATCCTGACTTTTTAGAGTCGGGCAAACAGAAAACGTTCGATGGGGCGACACATGGCCAGGTCGTCGCACAGACGTCGACGCTCGTCGAGACGGTCGCGTTCCCGGTCGTGCAGCAGCTGTTGCGGCAAGCCGACGTCAAGACGATGCTCGATATCGGGTGCGGCCACGGGGGTTACTTACGCAAACTGCACGGACTCGAACCCGATTGGCAGTTGACCGGCATCGATCTCGAGGAAGACGTGATCGCAGAGGCGCGGGAACAAGATGAGTCCGGTGAGATTCGCTATGAAGTAGCCGATTTTATGGAGTGGGATCACGACGAACGATTTGATGCCGTCATGATGAATAATATGTTGTATTATTTCTCTCCGGAACAACGAATCGAACTGCTCGGACGGATGCTCGAAAACTTAGACGAAGCTGGTGTCGCGGTACTCGTCACTCCGCTCGCCGAGACGCCGCTCGGTGCTCGATTTGCCTCAGCGTTCAATGCGTTCATGACGTTGCATGATAACCTCTATCCGCTCCCAACGATTCGTGAGTTACGTCGTCAAATGCACAAGGTCGGCTTTGACAACGTCCGTTTCATCCCGTTCATCCCAGAAGGGTCATGGTACATTGTCATCGCGAAACGCGACAATTGA
- a CDS encoding phytoene desaturase family protein, with translation MNISFVGAGIGSLYAALLLTHKYPSLDVTIYEKEARVGGRLNYVEFKNGARVDEGPTIVLLPGKLKSQLLEAGFPERELELIEVDPLYRLRYEDGTTFYKYRDIERQAAEIDRLFNEGDGFRKYMTQKREEYRLGFDVFLDRGYKGKTDLFEPKLLMLLMRLKAYETAHENMKRFFKDERLRVAYSLQTLYIGGNPYDTPSLYGLIPYREQEEGIWYVKGGYFSLATKVEQELRRRGVKFELNANVERVQVEQSRANAVIVDGVVHPYDVVVVNGDFPLMERLIDGVKPKSYEPSSGTLLLYFTVTGDIDLPIHQFDLPNDFAGSMRTIFEDGKLSKYPAMYTFNPSLMDDTLAPDGTSVLYVLVPVPRKLEREDFETSGAIEHLIGRIEQIVPDFRDRVIEMKVRTPMDAERFGLFEGGSFGIAPKLAQSAAFKPQARPYAHIDRLYAVGASVHPCGGVPIVMIGSQLLVKRMEEEMGALYHDDTRSVSSL, from the coding sequence ATGAACATCAGTTTCGTCGGTGCCGGCATTGGGTCGCTTTACGCGGCCTTGCTCCTGACCCACAAATATCCGTCGCTGGACGTGACCATCTATGAAAAAGAAGCTCGTGTCGGCGGCCGGCTCAATTATGTCGAGTTCAAGAACGGCGCCCGCGTCGATGAAGGGCCGACCATCGTCTTATTGCCCGGAAAATTGAAAAGTCAGCTCCTCGAGGCCGGTTTTCCGGAGCGAGAGCTCGAGTTGATCGAGGTCGACCCGCTTTATCGCCTCCGTTACGAGGATGGCACGACGTTCTACAAATACCGTGACATCGAACGTCAGGCGGCCGAAATCGACCGTCTGTTCAACGAGGGCGACGGCTTTAGAAAGTATATGACTCAAAAACGAGAAGAGTATCGCCTCGGGTTCGATGTATTCTTAGACCGGGGCTATAAAGGCAAGACCGATTTGTTCGAACCGAAACTATTGATGCTCCTCATGCGCTTGAAGGCGTATGAGACGGCCCACGAGAACATGAAACGCTTCTTCAAAGACGAGCGTCTGCGCGTCGCCTACAGCCTCCAAACGCTCTATATTGGTGGGAACCCATATGATACCCCATCCCTCTATGGTTTGATCCCGTACCGCGAACAAGAAGAAGGAATCTGGTACGTCAAGGGAGGATATTTCTCACTTGCGACGAAAGTAGAACAAGAGTTGAGACGACGCGGCGTCAAGTTCGAGTTGAACGCGAACGTCGAACGGGTGCAGGTGGAACAAAGCCGGGCGAACGCGGTCATCGTGGATGGTGTCGTTCATCCGTATGATGTGGTCGTCGTCAACGGTGATTTTCCCCTCATGGAACGGTTGATTGATGGCGTTAAGCCGAAATCATACGAACCGTCGAGCGGGACGCTCTTGCTTTACTTCACCGTGACCGGGGACATCGATTTACCGATCCACCAATTCGACTTGCCGAATGATTTTGCCGGGTCGATGCGGACCATCTTCGAAGATGGTAAACTAAGCAAGTATCCGGCGATGTATACGTTCAATCCGTCTTTGATGGACGACACGCTGGCACCGGACGGGACGAGCGTTCTCTATGTCCTCGTGCCGGTCCCACGTAAATTGGAGCGTGAGGACTTTGAAACGAGCGGTGCGATCGAGCATTTGATTGGTCGGATCGAACAGATAGTCCCCGACTTCAGGGATCGTGTCATTGAGATGAAAGTTCGGACGCCGATGGATGCGGAACGATTTGGGTTATTTGAAGGCGGGAGCTTCGGCATCGCCCCGAAATTGGCCCAATCGGCCGCGTTCAAACCACAGGCTCGCCCGTACGCGCACATCGACCGACTTTACGCCGTCGGAGCATCGGTGCATCCGTGCGGAGGCGTCCCGATCGTCATGATCGGCTCGCAGCTGTTAGTGAAGAGAATGGAAGAAGAAATGGGGGCATTGTACCATGACGACACAAGAAGCGTATCGTCACTGTGA
- a CDS encoding glycosyltransferase yields the protein MVILSLTFLMLLFTLVNLLFLRPLTAPIPAPPTAVCIPLRNEERNVPKLITSLKAALTDESHVYLYEDRSEDATYEALVREIADDARFTIFRGVPLPEGWAGKVHACHQLATRTTEPYVLFLDADVTIDPTFIGRLHGTLAREGAVFLSGFPRFPTPTWLGKLLIPMQHVLIAQHLPLFWRKVRHPAFAAANGMNVLVERKSYDDVGGHASIHNSLIDDIDLCREFKRRKKVTSLVNVSPYITCDMYATNEEVWNGFSKNVFKGMNEAVGIALYFFLYYGTQLSAFIALLVRMDWISFLACVFVLLARLAIDVKSGGRHFWLHPFSLIAYLLLLASAVVRKWRRKPISWKGRTYQ from the coding sequence ATGGTGATTTTGTCGCTTACATTTTTGATGCTGCTGTTCACGTTGGTCAACTTGCTATTCCTCCGTCCGCTCACCGCACCCATCCCAGCTCCTCCGACCGCGGTGTGCATCCCACTGCGGAACGAGGAACGGAACGTGCCAAAACTCATCACGAGTTTGAAGGCCGCCTTGACGGATGAAAGCCACGTCTATTTATACGAGGACCGGTCCGAGGATGCTACATACGAGGCACTCGTCCGGGAAATCGCGGACGATGCCCGCTTCACCATTTTCCGTGGTGTGCCGCTCCCGGAAGGTTGGGCCGGCAAAGTCCACGCGTGTCACCAGCTGGCGACCCGGACGACCGAACCGTACGTGTTGTTCCTCGATGCCGACGTGACGATCGACCCGACGTTCATCGGGCGACTGCACGGCACACTCGCCCGTGAAGGGGCGGTCTTCTTGTCAGGTTTTCCTCGTTTCCCGACACCAACGTGGCTCGGGAAACTGTTGATTCCGATGCAACACGTCTTGATCGCCCAACATTTGCCGTTGTTTTGGCGAAAGGTGCGTCATCCCGCCTTCGCCGCCGCCAACGGAATGAACGTGCTCGTGGAACGGAAAAGTTATGACGACGTCGGTGGACACGCCTCGATCCACAATTCATTGATCGATGATATCGATCTGTGCCGTGAGTTCAAGCGACGCAAAAAAGTCACGTCGCTCGTCAACGTCTCGCCTTACATCACATGTGACATGTATGCGACGAATGAAGAAGTGTGGAACGGGTTTTCAAAAAACGTATTCAAGGGAATGAATGAAGCAGTGGGCATCGCCCTTTATTTCTTCTTATACTACGGCACCCAGCTGTCTGCTTTCATCGCACTCCTCGTCCGCATGGACTGGATCTCGTTCTTGGCGTGCGTGTTCGTCTTGCTCGCTCGACTGGCGATCGACGTCAAATCGGGAGGACGCCACTTTTGGCTCCATCCGTTCAGCCTCATCGCCTACTTGTTGCTCCTCGCGAGCGCGGTCGTGCGCAAATGGCGACGAAAGCCGATTTCATGGAAAGGCCGGACGTATCAATAA
- a CDS encoding phytoene desaturase family protein, translating into MRDFSHRELFNVSEKRVAVIGAGPGGLAAAMLLASRGVKVTVFEKQAFVGGRTSRLQVGEFAFDRGPTFLNMPYILEEIFEETGRDLHDYVEMKRLEPMYDLYFDKGNRILSMTTDRDQMHQAIEEQFPGNGEGYERFMAEQAIKLSKLMPVLQTAHDKLTDYVATRVLKALPFLSIGKSLYDVLSEYFTSEELKYAFTFQAKYLGMSAWDCPGGFSILSYMEHAYGVHHPIGGVNQLCTAMARVIEEEGGEIRLEEGVDRLLLDGKRVNGLVANNVHYAFDEVIVGADFAHAMTTLVPSDALTRWSPKQLKKKRYSCSTFMLYLGLDRVYDDVAHHSIHFADDYERNVKEMTQDLKLSEDFSFYVQNASRIDPTLAPSGKSSLYVLVPVPNNLSNLPWETLETTMTERVLDALETRSPYREIRNHIEVMQPLTPNDWEAFGVYEGATFNLGHNLSQMMYFRPHNQFEELDHVWLVGGGTHPGSGLPTIFESARITANLLRDRAGVGQ; encoded by the coding sequence ATAAGAGACTTTTCACATAGGGAGTTGTTCAACGTGTCGGAAAAAAGAGTCGCCGTAATCGGTGCCGGACCGGGAGGACTTGCGGCCGCCATGCTGCTCGCAAGCCGTGGTGTGAAAGTAACAGTGTTTGAGAAGCAGGCGTTCGTCGGTGGACGGACGTCGCGTCTGCAAGTCGGAGAATTCGCGTTCGATCGTGGCCCGACTTTTTTAAATATGCCATACATTTTAGAAGAGATTTTCGAAGAGACAGGTCGAGATTTACATGACTATGTCGAGATGAAACGACTCGAGCCGATGTATGATCTTTATTTTGATAAAGGAAATCGGATCCTATCGATGACGACCGATCGCGATCAAATGCATCAGGCGATTGAAGAGCAGTTCCCAGGCAACGGGGAAGGGTACGAACGCTTCATGGCCGAACAAGCCATCAAGCTGTCGAAACTGATGCCGGTGCTCCAGACGGCACATGACAAATTGACCGATTATGTGGCGACACGCGTCTTGAAGGCGCTCCCGTTCTTATCGATCGGCAAGTCGTTATACGACGTCTTGTCGGAGTATTTCACGAGCGAAGAGCTGAAGTACGCGTTCACGTTCCAAGCGAAATACCTCGGCATGTCGGCGTGGGATTGTCCGGGTGGCTTCTCAATCTTGTCGTATATGGAACATGCTTACGGCGTCCATCACCCGATTGGCGGCGTGAATCAACTCTGCACAGCGATGGCCCGTGTCATCGAAGAAGAGGGTGGGGAGATTCGTCTCGAGGAAGGCGTCGACCGGCTCTTGCTCGACGGGAAACGCGTCAACGGACTCGTAGCGAACAATGTCCACTATGCCTTTGACGAAGTGATTGTCGGTGCCGACTTCGCACATGCGATGACGACACTCGTCCCAAGCGACGCACTCACACGTTGGAGTCCAAAACAGCTGAAGAAGAAACGCTACTCGTGTTCGACGTTCATGCTTTATCTTGGACTCGACCGTGTCTATGATGATGTCGCGCACCATTCGATCCATTTCGCCGACGACTACGAGCGTAATGTGAAAGAGATGACGCAAGACCTGAAGCTGAGCGAAGACTTCTCGTTCTATGTCCAAAATGCTTCACGGATTGATCCAACACTCGCACCGTCAGGGAAATCCTCGCTTTATGTGCTCGTCCCGGTGCCGAACAACCTGTCGAATTTACCGTGGGAGACGCTCGAGACGACGATGACCGAGCGCGTCCTCGATGCACTTGAGACTCGTTCGCCGTATCGTGAGATCCGGAACCATATCGAGGTGATGCAGCCGCTCACGCCAAACGATTGGGAAGCGTTCGGTGTCTATGAAGGGGCGACGTTCAACTTAGGACATAACTTGTCACAGATGATGTATTTCCGTCCTCATAACCAGTTCGAGGAGCTCGACCACGTCTGGCTCGTCGGCGGTGGGACACATCCAGGCAGCGGACTGCCAACGATTTTTGAATCGGCGCGCATCACCGCCAACCTGTTGCGTGACCGGGCAGGTGTCGGCCAATGA
- a CDS encoding YisL family protein → MPLIAFLHTHVTSWVLLLVLFAVAYIGYKNANKSGKIAHMAFRLMLLVAFGTGLYLYLQLLEGGMFYHVKITVGLLTLIFGEMTLIRVKKNKPAGTMFGGFAILALVTIFIGYALPYGQSFFSNFI, encoded by the coding sequence ATGCCATTGATTGCATTTCTACACACGCACGTCACGAGCTGGGTCTTGTTACTCGTCTTGTTCGCTGTCGCCTATATCGGCTACAAAAATGCCAACAAGAGCGGGAAGATCGCCCACATGGCGTTTCGACTCATGTTGCTCGTCGCGTTCGGCACGGGACTTTATTTGTATCTTCAATTACTCGAAGGCGGCATGTTCTACCACGTGAAGATCACGGTCGGACTCTTGACACTCATCTTTGGTGAGATGACGCTCATCCGTGTGAAGAAGAACAAACCTGCGGGCACGATGTTCGGCGGTTTTGCGATTCTCGCGCTTGTGACAATCTTCATCGGCTATGCGTTGCCGTATGGACAGTCGTTCTTCAGCAACTTCATTTAA
- a CDS encoding lysophospholipid acyltransferase family protein yields the protein MIEASKKKWFNNLFSTFVKERQIRPFFHTIHVRADDVPTPGLFLSTHSSWWDGMILLMLNEYYLRHDVHVLMDEDGLRRFPFFRHLGAFSIKKGKLSDVRASLDYANRLLLAGKSVWVFPQGREYPQEHRPLEIGSGVTMLLHQPEVRLCAIYYTFASHAAPLVYVRFRNHTVVSETRRLQKQELAEALERLYDDTRDDVIKQSDRYIALFPPKRSLADWTEHLLQIGRGR from the coding sequence ATGATCGAAGCGAGCAAAAAGAAATGGTTCAATAATTTGTTCTCGACGTTCGTCAAAGAACGTCAAATCCGTCCGTTTTTCCATACGATCCACGTCCGGGCCGATGACGTGCCGACACCAGGATTGTTTTTGAGCACACATAGCTCGTGGTGGGACGGGATGATTTTGCTCATGTTGAATGAATACTATTTGCGTCATGACGTTCACGTCTTGATGGATGAGGATGGGTTGCGCCGCTTCCCGTTCTTCCGTCACTTGGGCGCGTTCTCCATCAAAAAAGGCAAACTGTCGGATGTGCGCGCCTCGCTCGACTACGCCAATCGGCTCTTACTTGCAGGCAAGTCCGTCTGGGTGTTCCCACAAGGACGCGAGTATCCACAAGAGCATCGTCCGCTCGAGATTGGCTCAGGTGTGACGATGCTGCTCCACCAGCCGGAAGTCCGGCTATGCGCCATCTATTATACGTTCGCGTCGCACGCCGCTCCGCTCGTCTACGTGCGCTTCCGCAACCATACGGTCGTCTCCGAGACGCGGCGGCTTCAAAAACAAGAGCTCGCCGAAGCACTCGAACGCCTTTATGACGATACGCGCGATGATGTAATCAAGCAGTCCGACCGCTATATCGCCTTGTTCCCACCGAAGCGCAGTTTGGCAGATTGGACGGAGCACTTGCTCCAAATCGGAAGAGGCCGCTGA
- a CDS encoding IS30 family transposase, with protein MSYTHLTTAERVKIETYLELGMSVRSIARRLGRQPSTVSREIRRNPGYKSDRAQERYVRAKANCGAKTKLDDMMRLTIIEKLRATWSPEQIVGRLFSGRIAFSTIYRWIYVGLIDVPTTVLRQKGKRRKPVETRGRFNVGLSISKRPSEVRGRQTFGHWELDTVVSGRGKSKACVATFVERKSRFYLALPITDRSAASMEEAIHTVHAAFPAGTFRTATTDRGKEFSCHERVRASLGVPMYFADPYSSWQRGSNENANGLLREFFPKGSDFATVGQGEIVDALAKINGRPRKCLGWKTAHEAFAEEVLRLI; from the coding sequence ATGAGCTACACCCATCTTACCACAGCCGAACGCGTGAAAATAGAGACCTATCTGGAGCTCGGGATGTCCGTACGGTCCATCGCGAGACGGCTCGGGCGACAGCCCTCGACCGTCTCGCGGGAGATCAGACGGAACCCCGGGTACAAGTCGGACCGTGCACAGGAACGCTACGTGAGGGCGAAAGCGAACTGCGGCGCCAAGACGAAGCTCGACGACATGATGCGTCTGACGATCATCGAGAAACTGCGGGCGACCTGGTCCCCGGAACAGATCGTGGGGCGGCTCTTCAGCGGCAGGATCGCCTTCTCGACCATCTATCGATGGATCTATGTGGGTTTGATCGACGTGCCGACGACCGTGCTCCGTCAGAAGGGCAAGCGCCGGAAACCGGTGGAGACACGCGGGCGATTCAATGTCGGGCTGTCCATCTCGAAACGGCCTTCGGAGGTCAGGGGGCGCCAAACGTTCGGGCACTGGGAGCTCGACACCGTCGTCTCCGGGCGCGGGAAATCGAAGGCCTGCGTCGCCACGTTCGTCGAGCGCAAGAGCCGGTTCTACCTCGCGCTGCCGATCACGGACCGTAGCGCGGCCTCGATGGAGGAAGCGATCCACACGGTCCACGCCGCCTTCCCGGCGGGCACGTTCAGGACGGCGACGACGGACCGGGGCAAGGAGTTCAGCTGTCACGAGCGCGTCCGGGCATCGCTCGGCGTGCCGATGTACTTCGCCGACCCGTACTCGTCCTGGCAGCGCGGCAGCAACGAGAACGCCAACGGCCTCCTGCGCGAGTTCTTCCCGAAAGGATCGGACTTCGCGACGGTCGGCCAGGGAGAGATCGTGGACGCGCTCGCCAAGATCAACGGGCGGCCGAGGAAATGTCTCGGCTGGAAGACCGCACACGAGGCCTTCGCGGAGGAAGTGTTGCGCTTAATTTGA
- a CDS encoding phytoene desaturase family protein: protein MKHIAIIGAGLGGLSAAVTLAARGYDVTVIEKNEHVGGKLMPIITDGHRFDFGPNTITMPDVFRSVIRNSGANPDDYFELVKLESHTVNHFSDGSTFTFHSDREKMEAEVRRLTGDKADKNQLTDYLDEAEKLFEIANNRFFTRMDSKIDTGLWADMMKVHPLKSLHALHKKYFKDPRIIQALDRYATYIGSSPYVTPGTFALISHLELNDGVYFAKGGNWTIAKGFAKRASELGVEFRLGHEVTKIEVTNGKAHAVVIDHEEVMSCDAVLLNGELLTQYPRLVDASDRPSFPVPTRDTIEPSVSAFVIMVGLNKRLNLAHHNVYFSDDYEAEFRALFDEERYADEPTIYISNSAHTDPSMGEAGDNLFILVNAPAHMTDIDAETYEHLIRRRLRKFGVEWEDRDVVFHRRVTPLDLTRDFYAYYGALYGTSANSKKGAFFRPSARSEDVSNIWFAGGSTHPGGGSPMVTLSGQFAARSMLEDIPLTI, encoded by the coding sequence ATGAAACATATCGCTATTATCGGGGCCGGGCTCGGCGGCTTGAGCGCCGCCGTCACCCTTGCCGCCCGCGGTTACGACGTGACCGTCATTGAAAAGAATGAACACGTCGGCGGAAAGCTCATGCCGATCATCACCGATGGACACCGGTTCGACTTCGGGCCGAATACGATTACGATGCCGGACGTGTTCCGCTCCGTCATTCGCAACAGCGGGGCCAACCCGGATGACTATTTTGAGCTCGTCAAACTTGAGTCGCACACGGTCAATCATTTCTCTGACGGTTCGACGTTCACGTTTCATTCAGACCGCGAGAAAATGGAAGCCGAGGTACGCCGTCTGACCGGCGATAAGGCCGACAAGAATCAATTGACCGACTACTTAGACGAGGCGGAGAAGTTGTTTGAAATCGCCAATAACCGGTTCTTCACACGGATGGATTCAAAAATCGATACCGGCCTTTGGGCTGACATGATGAAAGTGCATCCGCTCAAGAGCCTTCATGCGCTCCATAAGAAGTATTTTAAAGACCCACGCATCATCCAGGCGCTCGACCGCTATGCGACATATATCGGCAGCAGTCCGTACGTCACACCCGGCACGTTCGCGCTCATCTCGCACCTGGAGCTGAATGATGGCGTCTATTTCGCCAAAGGTGGGAACTGGACGATCGCGAAAGGCTTCGCCAAACGGGCGAGCGAGCTTGGCGTCGAGTTCCGGCTCGGTCATGAAGTCACAAAAATCGAAGTGACGAACGGAAAAGCGCATGCGGTCGTCATCGACCATGAAGAAGTCATGTCTTGTGACGCCGTCTTATTGAACGGAGAACTGCTCACGCAGTATCCGCGACTCGTCGATGCTTCTGACCGTCCGTCGTTCCCGGTACCGACGCGTGACACGATTGAACCATCGGTGTCCGCTTTCGTCATCATGGTCGGCTTGAACAAGCGGTTGAACTTGGCGCATCATAACGTCTACTTCTCAGACGACTACGAAGCGGAATTCCGGGCGCTGTTCGACGAGGAACGGTATGCCGATGAGCCGACGATTTACATCTCGAACTCGGCCCATACCGACCCTTCGATGGGAGAAGCTGGCGACAACTTGTTCATCCTCGTCAATGCGCCGGCCCATATGACCGACATCGATGCCGAGACGTATGAACATTTGATTCGCCGACGCCTCCGGAAATTCGGCGTTGAATGGGAAGATCGCGATGTCGTCTTCCATCGCCGTGTCACCCCGCTCGACTTGACGCGTGATTTTTACGCATATTACGGGGCACTCTATGGGACATCGGCCAACTCGAAAAAAGGAGCGTTCTTCCGACCTTCCGCTCGTTCGGAAGATGTGTCCAACATTTGGTTCGCCGGAGGCTCGACCCACCCTGGCGGCGGTAGCCCGATGGTGACGCTTTCAGGACAATTTGCGGCCCGGTCGATGTTAGAGGACATACCTCTGACAATTTGA